One genomic region from Aliarcobacter cryaerophilus ATCC 43158 encodes:
- a CDS encoding ABC transporter permease, protein MKISVFINLIFLLLHKQKIKYIAVFILSTLTIFLLSTVIFIKSSLQNEILKTLKNHNDFIIQKEFGGRIFDIDNQVEDKIRTIYGVQNITKRVYGRYKFLSEDVYFTIVGVDFSNINKELKNLGIENISKDEMIIGFEVANLLKKYQYKDYYDFLFPNKDVKRVKILKVLEKESNIISSDIIILDINLARDILGINKNFSTNIAFDVPNELERANIKQKLQRLDLDLNIIQKEDILKEYETIFNYKGGVFLILYLVVLFAFIMILYQRYSQVSINERKQIAIFKAIGYSVQDIIKIKMSENFIVAFVSYLFGVLLAYFFVFALNAPILKNIFIDFSNIKNDFILYPYIEFSTFVTLFLFFIVLFLSSVLIPVWKISAINPYESLR, encoded by the coding sequence ATGAAGATTAGTGTTTTTATAAATCTTATTTTTTTATTGCTTCATAAGCAAAAAATAAAATATATAGCTGTTTTTATATTATCAACTTTAACAATATTTTTACTATCAACAGTTATTTTTATCAAATCTTCTTTGCAAAATGAGATTTTAAAAACTCTAAAAAATCATAATGATTTTATAATCCAAAAAGAGTTTGGAGGAAGAATTTTTGATATAGATAATCAAGTAGAAGATAAAATAAGAACTATTTATGGAGTTCAAAATATCACAAAAAGAGTTTATGGAAGATATAAATTTTTGAGTGAAGATGTTTATTTTACTATTGTTGGAGTTGATTTTTCAAATATAAATAAAGAATTGAAAAATTTGGGTATTGAAAATATATCAAAAGATGAGATGATTATAGGTTTTGAAGTAGCTAATTTACTAAAAAAGTATCAATATAAAGACTATTATGATTTTTTATTTCCAAATAAAGATGTAAAAAGAGTAAAAATATTAAAAGTCTTAGAAAAAGAATCAAACATTATATCAAGTGATATTATTATTTTGGACATAAATCTTGCTAGAGATATTTTGGGTATAAACAAAAATTTTTCTACTAATATTGCTTTTGATGTTCCAAATGAACTTGAAAGAGCAAATATAAAACAAAAACTTCAAAGATTGGATTTAGACTTAAATATTATTCAAAAAGAAGATATTTTAAAGGAATATGAGACAATCTTTAACTATAAAGGTGGAGTTTTTTTGATACTTTATTTGGTGGTTTTATTTGCATTTATAATGATTTTATATCAAAGATATTCTCAAGTAAGTATAAACGAGAGAAAACAAATAGCTATTTTTAAAGCAATTGGATATAGCGTTCAAGATATCATAAAAATAAAAATGAGCGAAAATTTTATTGTAGCTTTTGTATCTTACCTTTTTGGAGTTTTATTGGCATATTTTTTTGTATTTGCTTTGAATGCTCCAATATTAAAAAATATATTTATAGATTTTTCAAATATAAAAAATGATTTTATACTCTATCCATATATTGAATTTTCTACTTTTGTAACACTTTTTTTATTTTTTATAGTTTTATTTTTAAGTTCAGTTTTAATTCCAGTTTGGAAAATTTCAGCAATAAATCCATATGAAAGTTTAAGATGA
- a CDS encoding SIMPL domain-containing protein, with protein MQSRSSSFILGIFLFFGLIGLGSFLANGIVKFKELDRTVTVKGLSEKEVLANVVIMPIKMTQTSNDLEALIQKIDYDTNQVIKFLKENGLKDEDITLGAVSIVDKMANEFSNQDFAMRYLASKVINIYSTEVDKIRALNSNLSELSQRGVLFKTDDYDSKIEYIYTKLNEIKPSMIEEATSNARAVAQKFAQDSNSKLGKIKKASQGQFEVASRDKNSDHIKNIRIVSTIEYYLAD; from the coding sequence ATGCAAAGTAGAAGTTCATCATTTATTTTAGGAATATTCCTTTTTTTTGGTTTAATTGGTTTGGGTTCTTTTTTAGCGAATGGAATTGTAAAATTTAAAGAGCTTGATAGAACAGTTACAGTAAAAGGTTTATCAGAAAAAGAAGTTTTAGCAAATGTTGTAATAATGCCAATAAAAATGACACAAACGAGTAATGATTTAGAAGCTTTGATTCAAAAAATTGATTATGATACAAATCAAGTTATAAAATTCTTGAAAGAAAATGGCTTAAAAGATGAAGATATAACTTTAGGTGCGGTTTCAATAGTTGATAAGATGGCAAATGAGTTCTCAAATCAAGATTTTGCTATGAGATATTTGGCTTCAAAGGTTATAAATATTTATAGCACTGAAGTTGATAAAATTAGAGCTTTAAATAGCAATTTATCAGAACTTTCTCAAAGAGGTGTTTTGTTTAAAACAGATGATTATGATAGTAAAATAGAGTATATTTACACAAAATTAAATGAAATAAAACCTAGTATGATTGAAGAAGCAACTTCTAATGCAAGAGCAGTTGCACAAAAATTTGCACAAGATTCAAATAGTAAATTAGGAAAAATTAAAAAGGCTAGTCAAGGGCAGTTTGAAGTTGCAAGTCGTGATAAAAATAGTGATCACATAAAAAATATTAGAATAGTTTCTACTATTGAGTACTATTTAGCAGATTAA
- a CDS encoding Do family serine endopeptidase, translated as MNKKLFFTTILLASSLLAKNIEFEEMEKNPQRINPNQPNQILSFGNSIKSSVSSIVNISAKRSVNPNVDTLPLQMFDDPFFKKFFGEEFSNQFKQNRVQRSLGSGVIITKDGYIVTNNHVIENAEEINVTIGDDPTEYSAKLIGKDSDIDIAVVKIEINKPLVPIKLGDSSSLLVGDVTFAIGNPFGVGNTVTMGIISALNKNRVGINRYENYIQTDASINPGNSGGALVDSRGALIGINTAILSKSGGNDGIGFAIPVEMVKDVVGKLVSDGKVIRGYLGVVIVDLDKDSQQVYKRKEGAIILDISNDTPAAKYGLKRGDLVYSINGKETKDRNSLQNAIASFKPNEKVKLQIERDKKDIVVEIVLADRSIISGVQPDSDHTILSGLKVSPINAEIIKKYRLPLESMGILITDVEPKSKAERSGFLAGDIIIQIEDIEIKNYSNIETALKRYNNQHKRVYINRYGQTLMFVIQ; from the coding sequence GTGAACAAAAAACTTTTCTTTACAACTATACTGTTAGCTAGCTCTTTGCTTGCAAAAAATATTGAATTTGAAGAGATGGAAAAAAATCCTCAAAGAATTAATCCAAATCAGCCTAATCAAATTTTATCTTTTGGAAATAGTATAAAATCTTCTGTTAGTTCTATTGTAAACATTTCTGCAAAAAGAAGTGTAAATCCAAATGTTGATACTTTACCTTTACAGATGTTTGATGACCCATTTTTTAAAAAATTCTTTGGTGAAGAGTTTTCAAATCAGTTTAAACAAAATAGAGTTCAAAGATCTTTGGGTTCTGGAGTTATTATCACAAAAGATGGTTATATTGTAACAAACAACCATGTTATTGAAAATGCTGAAGAGATAAATGTAACTATAGGCGATGACCCAACTGAATATAGTGCGAAACTAATTGGTAAAGATAGTGATATCGATATTGCTGTTGTAAAAATTGAAATAAATAAGCCTTTAGTACCTATTAAATTAGGTGATTCTAGCTCTTTATTAGTTGGTGATGTTACTTTTGCTATTGGAAATCCTTTTGGAGTTGGAAATACTGTAACTATGGGAATTATCTCTGCATTAAATAAAAATAGAGTAGGGATAAATAGATATGAGAATTATATTCAAACAGATGCTTCAATAAATCCTGGAAATAGTGGTGGAGCTTTGGTTGATAGTAGGGGTGCATTAATTGGAATAAATACAGCAATTTTATCAAAAAGCGGTGGAAATGATGGTATTGGATTTGCAATTCCTGTTGAAATGGTAAAAGATGTTGTTGGTAAACTTGTAAGTGATGGAAAAGTTATAAGAGGATATTTAGGTGTTGTAATTGTTGATTTGGATAAAGATAGTCAACAAGTTTATAAAAGAAAAGAGGGAGCTATAATTTTAGATATTTCAAATGATACTCCAGCAGCAAAATATGGTTTAAAACGAGGAGATTTAGTTTACTCGATAAACGGTAAAGAGACTAAAGATAGAAATAGTTTACAAAATGCAATTGCATCTTTTAAGCCAAATGAAAAGGTTAAACTTCAAATAGAAAGAGATAAAAAAGATATAGTTGTTGAGATAGTTTTAGCTGATAGATCAATAATTTCAGGAGTTCAACCAGATAGTGACCACACAATTTTAAGTGGATTAAAAGTAAGTCCAATCAATGCTGAGATTATAAAAAAATATAGATTACCACTTGAGAGTATGGGAATTTTAATTACAGATGTAGAACCAAAATCAAAAGCTGAAAGATCTGGATTTTTAGCAGGAGATATTATTATTCAAATAGAAGATATTGAGATTAAGAATTATTCGAATATAGAAACAGCTTTAAAAAGATATAATAACCAACATAAACGAGTTTACATAAATAGATATGGGCAAACGCTTATGTTTGTAATTCAATAA
- the alaS gene encoding alanine--tRNA ligase: MDIRKEYLEFFKSKGHEVISSMPLVPDDPTLMFTNAGMVQFKDIFTGSIPAPKNPRATSCQLCVRAGGKHNDLENVGYTARHHTLFEMLGNFSFGDYFKEEAIAYAWEFITKNIALPKDKLWVTVHESDDEAFEIWTKHIDSSRILRFGDKDNFWSMGDTGACGPCSEIFYDQGEEHFNSPEDKMGGDGDRFLEIWNLVFMQYERTKNGELIPLPKPSIDTGMGLERVIAIKEGVFNNFDSSNFKPIIETLEKVANKKANKENIGSYRVIADHLRATSFMLSQGILFGNEGRPYVLRRILRRAIRHGYLIGLRKPFMAQLVNTLVDIMGGHYVELKENANYIKEQLTLEEERFFKTIEAGITLFNEELFKLVDSNNHNNLSQLKSISEILGNGLAAWGVKLSLLNENKLTLLSNSLFSGEVAFKLYDTYGFPLDLTEDMLKDKGLKVDLDKFEELMNKQKTMAKAAWKGSGDSSNDGDFKALLEKYGLNEFVGYTNITYNSKVLALLDENFKEVKSLENQIGWVLLDKTPFYATSGGQNGDIGAIEKNGNNIMVIETSKFHNLNLSKIDVKSTKLSQNEIVEAVVVNRYEIAKHHSATHLLQSALKMVLGDSVSQAGSFNDANKLRFDFTYPKAMTTEQIDEVEDLVNSMINRALAGFIEELPLEEAKKKGAIAMFGEKYGEVVRVISFGDVSVEFCGGTHVKNTADIGSFYIIKESGVSAGIRRIEAVVGASAFKYTKEQINKLNELQAEIKSNDLIAGVKKLKSEIKDLKNQIQNVQNQNQTPINEEIIGDTKVVVCVIENGDLKKIVDDIKNANEKLAILLLQAKDDKVLIVAGSKNTNIKAGDWIKNIAPIVGGGGGGRPDFATAGGKDATKIEEAKIAALAYAKENL, from the coding sequence ATGGATATCAGAAAAGAGTATTTAGAGTTTTTTAAGAGTAAAGGTCATGAAGTAATATCTTCAATGCCTTTAGTACCAGATGACCCAACTTTGATGTTTACAAATGCAGGAATGGTTCAGTTTAAAGATATTTTTACGGGTAGCATACCAGCTCCAAAAAACCCTCGAGCAACATCATGTCAACTTTGTGTTAGAGCTGGTGGAAAGCATAATGATTTAGAAAATGTAGGTTATACAGCACGTCATCATACACTTTTTGAAATGCTTGGAAACTTCTCTTTTGGTGATTATTTTAAAGAAGAAGCTATTGCTTATGCTTGGGAATTTATTACTAAAAATATTGCTTTACCTAAAGATAAACTTTGGGTTACTGTGCATGAAAGTGATGATGAAGCATTTGAAATATGGACAAAACATATAGATTCTTCAAGAATTTTAAGATTTGGTGATAAAGATAATTTCTGGTCAATGGGAGATACAGGCGCTTGTGGTCCTTGTAGTGAGATTTTTTATGACCAAGGAGAAGAACATTTCAATAGCCCTGAAGATAAAATGGGTGGAGATGGTGATAGATTCTTAGAGATTTGGAATCTTGTATTTATGCAGTATGAAAGAACAAAAAATGGTGAGTTAATTCCTCTTCCAAAACCATCTATTGATACTGGAATGGGACTAGAAAGAGTTATTGCAATAAAAGAGGGAGTATTTAACAATTTTGACTCTTCAAACTTTAAACCAATAATTGAAACTTTAGAAAAAGTTGCAAATAAAAAAGCAAATAAAGAAAATATTGGATCATATAGAGTTATTGCAGACCACTTAAGAGCAACATCATTTATGCTATCTCAAGGAATACTTTTTGGAAATGAAGGACGACCTTATGTTTTAAGAAGAATTTTAAGACGTGCTATTAGACATGGATATTTAATAGGTCTTAGAAAACCATTTATGGCACAACTTGTTAATACATTGGTTGATATTATGGGTGGACACTATGTTGAATTAAAAGAGAATGCAAACTATATAAAAGAACAATTGACATTAGAAGAAGAGAGATTTTTCAAAACTATTGAAGCTGGAATTACACTATTTAATGAAGAGTTATTTAAACTAGTTGATTCAAATAACCATAATAATTTATCTCAACTTAAAAGTATTAGTGAAATTTTAGGTAATGGACTTGCTGCATGGGGAGTTAAATTAAGTTTATTAAATGAAAATAAATTAACTCTTCTTTCAAACTCACTATTTAGTGGAGAAGTTGCATTTAAACTATATGACACTTATGGATTCCCACTTGATTTAACAGAAGATATGCTAAAAGACAAAGGTCTAAAAGTAGATTTAGATAAATTTGAAGAGCTTATGAATAAACAAAAGACTATGGCAAAAGCTGCTTGGAAAGGTAGTGGAGATAGTTCAAATGATGGTGATTTTAAAGCTTTACTTGAAAAATATGGTTTAAATGAGTTTGTAGGATATACAAATATTACTTATAACTCAAAGGTTTTAGCTCTTCTTGATGAGAATTTCAAAGAAGTAAAATCTTTAGAAAATCAAATTGGATGGGTACTTTTAGATAAAACTCCTTTTTATGCAACAAGCGGTGGACAAAATGGAGATATTGGTGCTATAGAGAAAAATGGTAATAATATTATGGTTATTGAAACTTCAAAATTCCATAATCTTAACCTATCAAAAATTGATGTAAAGAGTACAAAACTATCTCAAAATGAAATCGTTGAAGCTGTTGTTGTAAATAGATATGAAATAGCAAAACATCATAGTGCAACTCACTTGCTACAAAGTGCTTTAAAAATGGTTTTAGGAGATAGTGTTTCTCAAGCTGGATCATTTAACGACGCAAATAAACTAAGATTTGACTTCACATATCCAAAAGCTATGACAACTGAGCAAATAGATGAAGTTGAAGATTTAGTAAACTCTATGATAAATAGAGCTTTAGCTGGTTTTATTGAAGAGTTACCACTTGAAGAAGCAAAGAAAAAGGGTGCAATTGCTATGTTTGGAGAAAAATATGGTGAAGTTGTAAGAGTTATTAGCTTTGGAGATGTTTCTGTTGAATTTTGTGGGGGAACTCATGTAAAAAATACAGCAGATATTGGAAGTTTTTATATCATAAAAGAGTCAGGAGTAAGTGCAGGAATAAGAAGAATAGAGGCTGTTGTTGGAGCTAGTGCATTTAAATATACAAAAGAGCAGATAAACAAACTAAATGAACTTCAAGCTGAAATAAAATCAAATGATTTAATTGCTGGGGTTAAAAAACTTAAATCAGAGATAAAAGATCTTAAAAATCAAATACAAAATGTTCAAAATCAAAATCAAACTCCAATAAACGAAGAGATTATTGGTGATACAAAAGTTGTAGTTTGTGTTATTGAGAATGGTGATTTAAAGAAAATTGTTGATGATATTAAAAATGCAAATGAAAAATTAGCAATTTTACTTTTACAAGCAAAAGATGACAAAGTTTTAATAGTTGCTGGAAGTAAAAATACAAATATTAAAGCTGGTGATTGGATTAAAAATATTGCTCCAATCGTTGGTGGTGGTGGTGGTGGAAGACCCGATTTCGCAACTGCTGGTGGAAAAGATGCAACAAAAATTGAAGAAGCAAAAATTGCTGCTTTAGCTTATGCAAAAGAGAATTTATAA
- the ilvD gene encoding dihydroxy-acid dehydratase: MRSDEVKKGYSRAPHRSLLRATGLKDEDFNKPFIGVANSFIEIIPGHFFLDKVSKIIKDEIRKNGCVPFEFNTIGVDDGIAMGHDGMLFSLPSRELIANSIETVMNAHKLDAMIAIPNCDKIVPGMIMGALRVNVPTVFVSGGAMQKGYKKDGTPIDLATAFEAVGKFEAGEITEEELKDIECNACPGGGSCSGMFTANSMNTLMEAMGIALPGNGTILALTKEREELYRKAAKRVCELALDKTNSEKFRLKNILNEKAVRNAFAVDMAMGGSSNTVLHMLAIAKEAGVDFELEDINAISKRVSHIAKISPSLTTVHMEDINKAGGVSAVMHEMSKRGDDILLDNLTVTGETLKERIKDSKILDTTIIHTIDNPYSEVGGLAILYGNLAEQGAVIKTAGITGARAMSGKAVCFDGQAEAIKGIVGGKVKAGDVVVIRYEGPKGGPGMQEMLAPTSLIMGMGLGDSVALITDGRFSGATRGASIGHVSPEAAEGGMIGLLKDGDIINIDVDKYILSVDLSADEIAKRKADFKPIKKPIKSSWLGQYRALVTNASSGAVLKTDL; this comes from the coding sequence TTGAGAAGTGATGAAGTAAAAAAAGGTTATTCAAGAGCACCACATAGATCTCTTTTGAGAGCAACAGGTCTTAAAGATGAGGATTTTAATAAACCATTTATTGGAGTTGCAAACTCTTTTATAGAAATTATACCAGGGCATTTTTTCTTAGATAAAGTTTCAAAAATTATTAAAGATGAGATTAGAAAAAATGGTTGTGTACCTTTTGAATTCAATACTATTGGAGTTGATGATGGAATTGCTATGGGACATGATGGAATGCTTTTTTCACTACCAAGTAGAGAATTAATTGCAAACTCTATTGAAACTGTTATGAATGCACATAAGCTAGATGCTATGATAGCTATTCCAAATTGTGACAAAATTGTACCAGGAATGATTATGGGAGCTTTAAGAGTAAATGTTCCAACTGTTTTTGTAAGTGGTGGAGCTATGCAAAAAGGTTATAAAAAAGATGGAACACCAATAGATTTGGCAACTGCATTCGAAGCTGTTGGAAAGTTTGAAGCTGGAGAAATTACTGAAGAAGAGTTAAAAGATATTGAATGTAATGCATGTCCAGGTGGAGGAAGTTGTTCTGGAATGTTTACAGCAAACTCTATGAATACTCTTATGGAAGCAATGGGAATTGCACTTCCTGGAAATGGAACAATTCTAGCACTTACAAAAGAGAGAGAGGAGTTATATAGAAAAGCAGCTAAAAGAGTTTGTGAATTAGCTCTTGATAAAACAAATAGTGAGAAGTTTAGATTAAAAAATATTTTAAATGAAAAAGCTGTAAGAAATGCTTTTGCTGTTGATATGGCAATGGGTGGAAGTTCAAACACTGTTTTACATATGTTGGCAATTGCAAAAGAGGCAGGAGTAGATTTTGAGCTTGAAGATATCAATGCTATATCAAAAAGAGTTTCACATATTGCAAAAATCTCTCCATCTTTAACAACTGTTCATATGGAAGATATAAACAAAGCTGGTGGAGTAAGTGCTGTTATGCATGAAATGAGTAAAAGAGGAGATGATATTCTTTTAGATAATCTTACAGTTACTGGTGAAACTTTAAAAGAGAGAATAAAAGATTCAAAAATTCTTGATACAACTATTATTCACACTATTGATAATCCTTACTCTGAAGTTGGTGGTCTTGCTATTCTTTATGGAAATTTAGCGGAGCAAGGAGCAGTTATAAAAACAGCTGGAATTACTGGTGCTAGAGCTATGAGTGGAAAAGCTGTTTGTTTTGATGGACAAGCTGAAGCTATAAAAGGAATAGTTGGTGGAAAGGTAAAAGCTGGAGATGTTGTAGTAATTAGATATGAAGGTCCAAAAGGTGGTCCTGGAATGCAAGAGATGCTAGCTCCTACAAGTTTGATTATGGGAATGGGATTGGGTGATAGTGTTGCACTTATTACTGATGGTAGATTTAGTGGAGCTACAAGAGGTGCATCTATTGGACATGTTAGTCCAGAAGCAGCCGAAGGTGGAATGATTGGTTTATTAAAAGATGGAGATATTATAAATATTGACGTTGATAAATATATTTTAAGCGTTGATTTAAGTGCTGATGAAATTGCAAAAAGAAAAGCAGATTTTAAACCAATAAAAAAACCTATTAAATCATCTTGGCTTGGTCAATATAGAGCTTTAGTTACAAATGCAAGTAGTGGAGCTGTATTAAAAACAGATTTATGA
- a CDS encoding ArsS family sensor histidine kinase: MIRNISISTFVNIIFALAFVSIFLTFVMFMRYDKERHDLSLQNRYEMIAENFLILFQDHPNAQRLNELYKKFNVKPIEDRDRKLEIINNAQELKITQNYLGTYRVYRFDDMYYIYVQRYGYNIILRDTKHNNYNFAFIIAGFILSLIIFIFLYEILNRKLRPLKLLNKQIIEFSNGNKDIKLEYKSSDEVGTIAKNFNEAINIINNQSKSKDLFMRNMMHELKTPITKAMFIAETLEDDKTRQNLQRAFRRMDDIIKELATVEKLTSKNTMIYKEKINFLAIFKKTTELMLINPDNIEQKIEDFWFEADIYMISIALKNLIDNAIKFSTNKKAIIQANKNIIKVISQGEPLKNELSFYTDAFYQEDKRSSGFGLGLYIVKTIVNLHKFSLDYEYIDGKNCFIIKLLNHS, translated from the coding sequence ATGATAAGAAATATCTCTATATCAACTTTTGTAAATATAATTTTTGCTTTAGCTTTTGTATCTATCTTTTTAACTTTTGTAATGTTTATGAGATATGATAAAGAGAGACATGATTTAAGTTTACAAAATAGATATGAGATGATTGCTGAAAATTTTTTAATACTTTTTCAAGACCATCCAAATGCTCAAAGATTAAATGAACTTTATAAAAAATTTAATGTAAAACCAATAGAAGATAGAGATAGAAAACTAGAGATTATAAATAATGCTCAAGAGCTAAAAATTACACAAAATTATCTTGGAACTTATAGAGTTTATAGGTTTGATGATATGTACTATATATATGTACAAAGATATGGTTACAATATTATTTTAAGAGATACAAAACACAATAACTACAATTTTGCATTTATAATTGCTGGATTTATTCTTTCTTTAATTATATTTATATTTTTGTATGAAATTTTAAATAGAAAATTAAGACCTTTGAAGCTTCTAAACAAACAAATTATTGAATTTTCAAATGGAAATAAAGATATAAAGTTGGAATACAAAAGTAGTGATGAGGTAGGAACAATAGCTAAAAACTTTAATGAAGCTATAAATATTATAAATAATCAATCAAAATCCAAAGATTTATTTATGCGAAATATGATGCATGAGCTTAAAACTCCTATTACAAAAGCTATGTTTATTGCTGAAACACTTGAAGATGATAAAACAAGACAGAACCTTCAAAGAGCATTTAGAAGAATGGATGATATTATAAAAGAGCTAGCAACTGTTGAAAAGCTTACTTCAAAAAATACTATGATTTATAAAGAGAAAATAAATTTTTTAGCAATTTTTAAAAAAACAACTGAGTTAATGCTTATAAATCCAGATAATATTGAGCAAAAAATAGAAGATTTTTGGTTTGAAGCTGATATATATATGATATCAATTGCTTTAAAAAATCTAATAGATAATGCTATTAAATTTTCAACAAATAAAAAAGCAATTATACAAGCCAATAAAAATATTATAAAAGTAATATCACAAGGAGAGCCTTTGAAAAATGAACTCTCTTTTTATACAGATGCTTTTTATCAAGAAGATAAAAGAAGTAGTGGTTTTGGATTAGGACTTTATATTGTTAAAACTATTGTTAATTTACATAAATTTTCTTTAGATTATGAATATATTGATGGTAAAAATTGCTTTATTATAAAGCTATTAAATCATAGTTAA
- a CDS encoding ABC transporter ATP-binding protein produces the protein MIVAKNISKIYFEGSKKEFYALKSINFEIKKGSFVIFKGVSGSGKSTLLSIIATISKPSLGEILFENESVSKYPDIHASNVRAKNIGYIFQSFNLFEDLTVFENVSFPLIPLGFSQKEINKKVEETLILSNILHKKDEIVSNLSGGEKQRCAIARALVNKADAILCDEPTSSLDFENSLNFIESLKELKKAGKTIVVATHDPIFFELDFVDKFFELKNGVLIE, from the coding sequence ATGATAGTAGCAAAAAATATAAGTAAAATATATTTTGAAGGTAGTAAAAAAGAGTTTTATGCTCTAAAAAGTATAAATTTTGAGATAAAAAAAGGTTCATTTGTTATATTTAAAGGAGTAAGTGGAAGCGGAAAATCAACACTTCTATCTATAATTGCTACTATTTCAAAACCTAGTTTGGGTGAAATTCTTTTTGAAAATGAATCAGTATCAAAATATCCAGATATTCATGCTAGCAATGTTAGAGCAAAGAATATTGGTTATATATTTCAATCTTTTAATCTTTTTGAAGACTTAACTGTTTTTGAAAATGTTAGTTTTCCTCTTATTCCTTTAGGATTTTCACAAAAAGAGATTAATAAAAAAGTTGAAGAAACACTAATTTTGTCAAATATTTTACATAAAAAAGATGAGATAGTTTCAAATCTTTCAGGAGGAGAAAAACAAAGGTGTGCTATCGCAAGAGCATTGGTAAATAAAGCAGACGCTATCTTATGTGATGAACCAACATCTTCCCTTGATTTTGAAAACTCTTTAAATTTTATAGAAAGTTTAAAAGAGTTAAAAAAAGCTGGAAAAACTATAGTTGTAGCAACTCATGATCCAATATTTTTTGAGCTAGATTTTGTAGATAAATTTTTTGAGTTAAAAAATGGAGTTTTAATTGAGTAG
- a CDS encoding response regulator transcription factor produces the protein MIKILMIEDDLELAQIITDYLKSFDIEVTTTDSPYNGLSMLNLSKEYQLLILDLTLPEIDGLELIPKIREKSQIPIIISSARDDILDKVMGLERGADDYLPKPYNPRELQARIKTILKRVDNKLDEKKSQQDKVFELKESDMQILFKGESLVLTLAEYDILKLLIQRNHGVVSREDFIYTSDNIEDESSLKNIDVIISRIRTKLSNIDNTKQYIKSVRGIGYQLI, from the coding sequence ATTATTAAAATACTTATGATTGAAGATGATTTAGAGCTAGCTCAAATCATTACAGATTATTTAAAATCATTTGATATAGAAGTAACTACAACAGATAGTCCATATAATGGACTATCTATGTTGAATTTAAGTAAAGAGTATCAACTTTTGATTTTAGATTTGACTTTACCTGAAATTGATGGTTTGGAACTTATTCCAAAAATACGAGAAAAATCTCAAATTCCAATAATAATAAGTTCTGCAAGAGATGATATTTTAGATAAAGTGATGGGATTAGAGCGAGGGGCGGATGATTATTTACCAAAACCATATAATCCAAGAGAGCTACAAGCTAGAATTAAAACAATTTTAAAAAGAGTTGATAATAAACTTGATGAAAAAAAATCACAACAAGATAAAGTTTTTGAACTAAAAGAGAGTGATATGCAAATTCTTTTTAAAGGTGAATCTTTGGTATTGACTCTAGCTGAGTATGATATTTTAAAACTTCTTATCCAAAGAAATCATGGTGTTGTATCAAGAGAAGATTTTATTTATACAAGTGATAATATAGAAGATGAGTCATCTTTAAAAAATATAGATGTAATAATCTCAAGAATAAGAACAAAATTATCAAATATAGATAATACTAAACAGTATATAAAATCAGTAAGAGGTATTGGTTATCAGTTAATATGA